One part of the Moraxella sp. FZFQ2102 genome encodes these proteins:
- a CDS encoding ABC transporter substrate-binding protein — MNLARNKFAQVMPAMVGMAVLVACGQPANKSAEPTAKETTQQTADKPAKTVAITAIVEHPSLDDIRLGVIDGLASLGYKDGQNLTVNFQSAQGNMATAGQIAKQFAADNPDAIVGITTPTAQSLAAATTSIPLIYTAVSDPVAAKLIDENNKGTQENITGLSSQLPLEPQIELFQKVKPDAKRIGFVYSPGEANSVVVKENLAKLLPNYGMTLVEVPANRSSDVGDATRSLAGKVDLLYTSLDNGVASAMEAMVQAANEIKVPVITSDEFSVRRGATAALGVSDYDFGLTTAKLVAQVLDGKKPSEITPEVMNTLTLFISPKHAAEQGVTVDLTTLGDSINVDTTPPRQPQK; from the coding sequence ATGAATCTAGCTCGTAATAAATTTGCTCAAGTGATGCCAGCGATGGTTGGCATGGCAGTTTTGGTTGCTTGTGGTCAGCCTGCTAACAAATCTGCCGAACCTACCGCCAAAGAAACCACCCAACAAACCGCTGACAAACCCGCTAAAACTGTGGCAATTACTGCCATCGTTGAGCATCCATCACTGGATGATATCCGCTTAGGCGTGATCGATGGCTTGGCAAGCTTGGGCTATAAAGATGGTCAAAATTTGACCGTGAATTTCCAATCTGCCCAAGGCAACATGGCGACCGCAGGACAAATCGCCAAACAATTTGCCGCAGATAATCCTGATGCTATCGTTGGCATCACCACACCGACCGCCCAAAGCCTTGCCGCTGCCACGACCAGCATTCCACTGATTTATACCGCCGTCTCCGACCCTGTCGCTGCCAAATTGATCGATGAAAATAACAAAGGCACGCAAGAGAACATCACGGGTCTATCAAGTCAGCTTCCACTTGAGCCACAGATTGAATTATTCCAAAAAGTCAAACCAGATGCCAAGCGTATCGGCTTTGTATATAGCCCAGGTGAAGCCAACTCTGTTGTGGTCAAAGAAAATCTTGCCAAGCTGTTGCCAAATTATGGCATGACCTTGGTTGAAGTCCCAGCTAACCGCTCAAGCGATGTCGGCGATGCCACGCGTTCATTGGCAGGCAAAGTGGATTTGCTATACACATCATTGGATAATGGCGTCGCATCTGCGATGGAAGCGATGGTACAAGCTGCCAACGAAATCAAAGTGCCTGTGATCACATCGGATGAGTTTTCGGTGCGTCGTGGTGCGACCGCTGCTTTGGGCGTGAGTGATTATGACTTTGGCTTGACCACCGCCAAATTGGTCGCACAGGTCTTAGATGGTAAAAAACCAAGCGAAATCACTCCAGAAGTGATGAATACTTTGACGCTGTTTATCAGTCCAAAACACGCTGCCGAGCAAGGCGTGACTGTGGATTTGACCACCTTAGGCGACAGCATCAATGTCGATACCACGCCACCACGCCAGCCACAGAAATAA